A region of Anopheles merus strain MAF chromosome 2R, AmerM5.1, whole genome shotgun sequence DNA encodes the following proteins:
- the LOC121587871 gene encoding C-terminal-binding protein isoform X3, which yields MMPKRSRLGDVRGPISNGPMQSRPLVALLDGRDCSIEMPILKDVATVAFCDAQSTSEIHEKVLNEAVGALMWHTIILTKEDLEKFKALRIIVRIGSGVDNIDVKAAGELGIAVCNVPGYGVEEVADTTMCLILNLYRRTYWLANMVREGKKFTGPEQVRDAAQGCARIRGDTLGLVGLGRIGSAVALRAKVFGFNVSFYDPYLPDGIEKSLGLNRVYTLQELLFHSDCVSLHCTLNEHNHHLINEFTIKQMRPGAFLVNTARGGLVDDEALAVALKQGRIRAAALDVHENEPYNVFQGALKDAPNLLCTPHAAFYSEAATTELREMAASEIRRAIIGNIPECLRNCVNKEYFLRSSTGGGAGGYSEGGLQQAHSTTPLEAPHSAGSHAPPSGGGPPPPPVAVIPPVSAVTAPPPQAS from the exons ATGATGCCGAAACGATCACGTCTGGGTGACGTCCGCGGGCCAATTTCCAACGGACCGATGCAATCGCGCCCGCTGGTCGCTCTTCTCGATGGGCGCGACTGCTCGATCGAGATGCCCATACTGAAGGATGTGGCCACGGTTGCATTCTGCGATGCACAGAGCACATCAGAGATTCATGAAAAA GTATTAAACGAAGCCGTAGGCGCACTGATGTGGCACACAATCATTCTGACGAAGGAGGATCTGGAAAAGTTCAAAGCCCTCCGGATAATCGTCCGGATTGGAAGCGGAGTAGATAACATTGACGTGAAGGCGGCCGGCGAGCTCGGTATCGCCGTCTGCAATGTGCCCGGCTATGGCGTCGAGGAGGTTGCCGACACGACCATGTGCTTGATCCTGAACCTGTACCGGCGGACTTACTGGTTGGCAAACATGGTGCGAGAAGGCAAGAAATTTACTGGCCCGGAACAGGTGCGAGATGCAGCGCag GGATGTGCCAGAATACGCGGTGACACACTTGGGTTGGTCGGACTGGGACGCATTGGCAGTGCGGTTGCGCTGCGAGCAAAAGTATTCGGCTTCAATGTGAGCTTCTACGATCCGTACCTGCCCGATGGAATCGAGAAATCGCTCGGACTCAACCGCGTCTACACCCTGCAGGAACTGCTGTTCCACTCCGATTGCGTCTCGTTGCACTGTACATTAAACGAGCATAATCATCATCTTATCAATGAGTTTACGATTAAACAG ATGAGACCCGGTGCATTCCTGGTAAATACGGCACGCGGTGGCCTGGTGGATGACGAGGCGCTTGCCGTCGCACTGAAGCAGGGTCGCATCCGGGCGGCAGCACTAGACGTTCATGAGAATGAGCCATACAATGTATTTCAG GGTGCCCTGAAAGATGCCCCTAACCTGCTCTGCACGCCACACGCTGCCTTCTACAGCGAAGCGGCCACGACGGAACTGCGCGAGATGGCGGCGAGCGAAATCCGACGGGCAATCATTGGCAATATACCGGAGTGTCTCCGGAACTGTGTGAACAAGGAGTACTTCCTGCGTTCCTCGACGGGCGGTGGTGCCGGCGGATACTCAGAAG GTGGATTACAGCAAGCCCATAGTACAACACCGCTCGAGGCACCACACAGTGCAGGATCGCATGCGCCACCCAGCGGCGGCGGTCCCCCGCCACCGCCCGTTGCCGTAATACCGCCTGTTTCCGCTGTTACAGCGCCACCACCACAAG CCTCTTAG
- the LOC121587870 gene encoding equilibrative nucleoside transporter 1 isoform X1 — protein MASYDSQNLLPGSGGRTNGGNISVVSSRSGGAGTNNDTEKSPFLEPVRLTPAWEENNLPNDELNFRGMTMERAKMELNPPRDKLRLVFLTLMIHGVGTLMPWNMFITAKSYFVDYKLSQNYTGVESEYATYFLSSIGFASQIPNLLFNWLNIFINLGGNLTKRIVYSILIEVLVFVVTVVLAMINSSEWPGAFFWITMTTVVILNMAGGIYQNTVYGMAAKLPFKYTGAVVLGSNISGTFASIISILSSQFASSVRTAAIYYFITAMFVLLLCFDTYFALPLNKFYRYHELLKEKEIESNQRANAGARPPYWTIFKQAFPQLFNVFFVFFITLAVFPAVHSDIKRSDSNFIIGDDLFVSICCFLTFNVCAMLGSLLTSWVTWPKPKYLVWPVLLRAAFLPLFLFCNYQPLNITRVLPVYIDNDWVYWGIGIVMAFTSGYFSSLGMMYTPQSVEPQYAMTAGMFAAAMLITGIFTGILFSMVFPMVVQYNFLAWLH, from the exons GGACCAACAATGACACGGAGAAATCACCCTTCCTGGAACCGGTGCGGCTCACACCGGCCTGGGAGGAGAACAATCTACCAAACGATGAGCTCAACTTCAGGG GGATGACGATGGAGCGGGCCAAGATGGAGCTCAACCCGCCCCGGGACAAGCTGCGACTCGTCTTCCTCACGCTAATGATCCACGGCGTGGGTACGCTAATGCCTTGGAACATGTTTATCACTGCCAAATCC TACTTCGTAGACTACAAACTCAGTCAAAATTACACAGGCGTCGAGTCGGAGTACGCCACGTACTTTCTGTCGTCCATCGGGTTTGCTTCCCAGATCCCGAACCTTCTGTTTAATTGgctcaatattttcatcaaccttGG TGGCAACCTCACGAAACGGATCGTTTACAGCATTCTCATCGAAGTGCTGGTGTTTGTCGTAACGGTGGTGCTGGCCATGATTAACTCATCCGAATGGCCCGGTGCATTCTTCTGGATCACGATGACCACGGTGGTTATACTGAACA TGGCGGGTGGAATTTATCAGAACACAGTGTACGGTATGGCGGCGAAGCTTCCGTTCAAGTATACCGGTGCGGTCGTGCTCGGATCCAACATCAGTGGCACGTTTGCGTCCATCATCTCGATCCTAAGCTCACAGTTTGCATCTTCGGTCAGGACGGCCGCAATCTACTACTTCATTACTGCGatgtttgtgctgctgctgtgcttcGACACGTACTTTGCACTTCCGTTGAAT AAATTCTATCGCTACCATGAGCTGCTAAAGGAGAAGGAAATCGAATCAAACCAGCGTGCGAACGCGGGCGCCCGCCCACCGTACTGGACCATCTTTAAGCAAGCGTTCCCGCAGCTGTTTAACGTGTTTTTCGTGTTCTTCATAACGCTGGCCGTGTTTCCGGCCGTCCACTCCGACATCAAGCGCTCGGATAGCAACTTCATCATCGGCGACGATCTGTTCGTGAGTATCTGCTGCTTCCTGACGTTCAACGTGTGCGCCATGCTCGGCAGCCTGCTGACGTCCTGGGTGACCTGGCCCAAGCCCAAGTACCTGGTATGGCCCGTCCTGCTGCGGGCCGCCTTTCTGCCGCTGTTCCTCTTCTGCAACTATCAGCCGCTCAACATTACGCGCGTCCTGCCCGTCTACATCGATAACGACTGGGTGTACTGGGGCATCGGGATCGTGATGGCCTTCACGTCCGGATACTTCAGCTCGCTCGGCATGATGTACACGCCGCAATCGGTCGAACCGCAGTACGCAATGACGGCGGGCATGTTTGCCGCCGCCATGCTGATTACCGGCATCTTTACCGGCATCCTGTTCTCGATGGTGTTCCCGATGGTGGTGCAGTACAACTTCCTCGCCTGGCTCCACTAG
- the LOC121587870 gene encoding equilibrative nucleoside transporter 1 isoform X2, producing the protein MTMERAKMELNPPRDKLRLVFLTLMIHGVGTLMPWNMFITAKSYFVDYKLSQNYTGVESEYATYFLSSIGFASQIPNLLFNWLNIFINLGGNLTKRIVYSILIEVLVFVVTVVLAMINSSEWPGAFFWITMTTVVILNMAGGIYQNTVYGMAAKLPFKYTGAVVLGSNISGTFASIISILSSQFASSVRTAAIYYFITAMFVLLLCFDTYFALPLNKFYRYHELLKEKEIESNQRANAGARPPYWTIFKQAFPQLFNVFFVFFITLAVFPAVHSDIKRSDSNFIIGDDLFVSICCFLTFNVCAMLGSLLTSWVTWPKPKYLVWPVLLRAAFLPLFLFCNYQPLNITRVLPVYIDNDWVYWGIGIVMAFTSGYFSSLGMMYTPQSVEPQYAMTAGMFAAAMLITGIFTGILFSMVFPMVVQYNFLAWLH; encoded by the exons ATGACGATGGAGCGGGCCAAGATGGAGCTCAACCCGCCCCGGGACAAGCTGCGACTCGTCTTCCTCACGCTAATGATCCACGGCGTGGGTACGCTAATGCCTTGGAACATGTTTATCACTGCCAAATCC TACTTCGTAGACTACAAACTCAGTCAAAATTACACAGGCGTCGAGTCGGAGTACGCCACGTACTTTCTGTCGTCCATCGGGTTTGCTTCCCAGATCCCGAACCTTCTGTTTAATTGgctcaatattttcatcaaccttGG TGGCAACCTCACGAAACGGATCGTTTACAGCATTCTCATCGAAGTGCTGGTGTTTGTCGTAACGGTGGTGCTGGCCATGATTAACTCATCCGAATGGCCCGGTGCATTCTTCTGGATCACGATGACCACGGTGGTTATACTGAACA TGGCGGGTGGAATTTATCAGAACACAGTGTACGGTATGGCGGCGAAGCTTCCGTTCAAGTATACCGGTGCGGTCGTGCTCGGATCCAACATCAGTGGCACGTTTGCGTCCATCATCTCGATCCTAAGCTCACAGTTTGCATCTTCGGTCAGGACGGCCGCAATCTACTACTTCATTACTGCGatgtttgtgctgctgctgtgcttcGACACGTACTTTGCACTTCCGTTGAAT AAATTCTATCGCTACCATGAGCTGCTAAAGGAGAAGGAAATCGAATCAAACCAGCGTGCGAACGCGGGCGCCCGCCCACCGTACTGGACCATCTTTAAGCAAGCGTTCCCGCAGCTGTTTAACGTGTTTTTCGTGTTCTTCATAACGCTGGCCGTGTTTCCGGCCGTCCACTCCGACATCAAGCGCTCGGATAGCAACTTCATCATCGGCGACGATCTGTTCGTGAGTATCTGCTGCTTCCTGACGTTCAACGTGTGCGCCATGCTCGGCAGCCTGCTGACGTCCTGGGTGACCTGGCCCAAGCCCAAGTACCTGGTATGGCCCGTCCTGCTGCGGGCCGCCTTTCTGCCGCTGTTCCTCTTCTGCAACTATCAGCCGCTCAACATTACGCGCGTCCTGCCCGTCTACATCGATAACGACTGGGTGTACTGGGGCATCGGGATCGTGATGGCCTTCACGTCCGGATACTTCAGCTCGCTCGGCATGATGTACACGCCGCAATCGGTCGAACCGCAGTACGCAATGACGGCGGGCATGTTTGCCGCCGCCATGCTGATTACCGGCATCTTTACCGGCATCCTGTTCTCGATGGTGTTCCCGATGGTGGTGCAGTACAACTTCCTCGCCTGGCTCCACTAG
- the LOC121587871 gene encoding C-terminal-binding protein isoform X6: protein MMPKRSRLGDVRGPISNGPMQSRPLVALLDGRDCSIEMPILKDVATVAFCDAQSTSEIHEKVLNEAVGALMWHTIILTKEDLEKFKALRIIVRIGSGVDNIDVKAAGELGIAVCNVPGYGVEEVADTTMCLILNLYRRTYWLANMVREGKKFTGPEQVRDAAQGCARIRGDTLGLVGLGRIGSAVALRAKVFGFNVSFYDPYLPDGIEKSLGLNRVYTLQELLFHSDCVSLHCTLNEHNHHLINEFTIKQMRPGAFLVNTARGGLVDDEALAVALKQGRIRAAALDVHENEPYNVFQGALKDAPNLLCTPHAAFYSEAATTELREMAASEIRRAIIGNIPECLRNCVNKEYFLRSSTGGGAGGYSEEKNL, encoded by the exons ATGATGCCGAAACGATCACGTCTGGGTGACGTCCGCGGGCCAATTTCCAACGGACCGATGCAATCGCGCCCGCTGGTCGCTCTTCTCGATGGGCGCGACTGCTCGATCGAGATGCCCATACTGAAGGATGTGGCCACGGTTGCATTCTGCGATGCACAGAGCACATCAGAGATTCATGAAAAA GTATTAAACGAAGCCGTAGGCGCACTGATGTGGCACACAATCATTCTGACGAAGGAGGATCTGGAAAAGTTCAAAGCCCTCCGGATAATCGTCCGGATTGGAAGCGGAGTAGATAACATTGACGTGAAGGCGGCCGGCGAGCTCGGTATCGCCGTCTGCAATGTGCCCGGCTATGGCGTCGAGGAGGTTGCCGACACGACCATGTGCTTGATCCTGAACCTGTACCGGCGGACTTACTGGTTGGCAAACATGGTGCGAGAAGGCAAGAAATTTACTGGCCCGGAACAGGTGCGAGATGCAGCGCag GGATGTGCCAGAATACGCGGTGACACACTTGGGTTGGTCGGACTGGGACGCATTGGCAGTGCGGTTGCGCTGCGAGCAAAAGTATTCGGCTTCAATGTGAGCTTCTACGATCCGTACCTGCCCGATGGAATCGAGAAATCGCTCGGACTCAACCGCGTCTACACCCTGCAGGAACTGCTGTTCCACTCCGATTGCGTCTCGTTGCACTGTACATTAAACGAGCATAATCATCATCTTATCAATGAGTTTACGATTAAACAG ATGAGACCCGGTGCATTCCTGGTAAATACGGCACGCGGTGGCCTGGTGGATGACGAGGCGCTTGCCGTCGCACTGAAGCAGGGTCGCATCCGGGCGGCAGCACTAGACGTTCATGAGAATGAGCCATACAATGTATTTCAG GGTGCCCTGAAAGATGCCCCTAACCTGCTCTGCACGCCACACGCTGCCTTCTACAGCGAAGCGGCCACGACGGAACTGCGCGAGATGGCGGCGAGCGAAATCCGACGGGCAATCATTGGCAATATACCGGAGTGTCTCCGGAACTGTGTGAACAAGGAGTACTTCCTGCGTTCCTCGACGGGCGGTGGTGCCGGCGGATACTCAGAAG AAAAAAACTTATAG
- the LOC121587871 gene encoding C-terminal-binding protein isoform X5, whose translation MMPKRSRLGDVRGPISNGPMQSRPLVALLDGRDCSIEMPILKDVATVAFCDAQSTSEIHEKVLNEAVGALMWHTIILTKEDLEKFKALRIIVRIGSGVDNIDVKAAGELGIAVCNVPGYGVEEVADTTMCLILNLYRRTYWLANMVREGKKFTGPEQVRDAAQGCARIRGDTLGLVGLGRIGSAVALRAKVFGFNVSFYDPYLPDGIEKSLGLNRVYTLQELLFHSDCVSLHCTLNEHNHHLINEFTIKQMRPGAFLVNTARGGLVDDEALAVALKQGRIRAAALDVHENEPYNVFQGALKDAPNLLCTPHAAFYSEAATTELREMAASEIRRAIIGNIPECLRNCVNKEYFLRSSTGGGAGGYSEEMAAKLLAGTT comes from the exons ATGATGCCGAAACGATCACGTCTGGGTGACGTCCGCGGGCCAATTTCCAACGGACCGATGCAATCGCGCCCGCTGGTCGCTCTTCTCGATGGGCGCGACTGCTCGATCGAGATGCCCATACTGAAGGATGTGGCCACGGTTGCATTCTGCGATGCACAGAGCACATCAGAGATTCATGAAAAA GTATTAAACGAAGCCGTAGGCGCACTGATGTGGCACACAATCATTCTGACGAAGGAGGATCTGGAAAAGTTCAAAGCCCTCCGGATAATCGTCCGGATTGGAAGCGGAGTAGATAACATTGACGTGAAGGCGGCCGGCGAGCTCGGTATCGCCGTCTGCAATGTGCCCGGCTATGGCGTCGAGGAGGTTGCCGACACGACCATGTGCTTGATCCTGAACCTGTACCGGCGGACTTACTGGTTGGCAAACATGGTGCGAGAAGGCAAGAAATTTACTGGCCCGGAACAGGTGCGAGATGCAGCGCag GGATGTGCCAGAATACGCGGTGACACACTTGGGTTGGTCGGACTGGGACGCATTGGCAGTGCGGTTGCGCTGCGAGCAAAAGTATTCGGCTTCAATGTGAGCTTCTACGATCCGTACCTGCCCGATGGAATCGAGAAATCGCTCGGACTCAACCGCGTCTACACCCTGCAGGAACTGCTGTTCCACTCCGATTGCGTCTCGTTGCACTGTACATTAAACGAGCATAATCATCATCTTATCAATGAGTTTACGATTAAACAG ATGAGACCCGGTGCATTCCTGGTAAATACGGCACGCGGTGGCCTGGTGGATGACGAGGCGCTTGCCGTCGCACTGAAGCAGGGTCGCATCCGGGCGGCAGCACTAGACGTTCATGAGAATGAGCCATACAATGTATTTCAG GGTGCCCTGAAAGATGCCCCTAACCTGCTCTGCACGCCACACGCTGCCTTCTACAGCGAAGCGGCCACGACGGAACTGCGCGAGATGGCGGCGAGCGAAATCCGACGGGCAATCATTGGCAATATACCGGAGTGTCTCCGGAACTGTGTGAACAAGGAGTACTTCCTGCGTTCCTCGACGGGCGGTGGTGCCGGCGGATACTCAGAAG AAATGGCTGCAAAACTGTTAGCGGGAACTACATGA
- the LOC121587871 gene encoding C-terminal-binding protein isoform X2 produces the protein MMPKRSRLGDVRGPISNGPMQSRPLVALLDGRDCSIEMPILKDVATVAFCDAQSTSEIHEKVLNEAVGALMWHTIILTKEDLEKFKALRIIVRIGSGVDNIDVKAAGELGIAVCNVPGYGVEEVADTTMCLILNLYRRTYWLANMVREGKKFTGPEQVRDAAQGCARIRGDTLGLVGLGRIGSAVALRAKVFGFNVSFYDPYLPDGIEKSLGLNRVYTLQELLFHSDCVSLHCTLNEHNHHLINEFTIKQMRPGAFLVNTARGGLVDDEALAVALKQGRIRAAALDVHENEPYNGALKDAPNLLCTPHAAFYSEAATTELREMAASEIRRAIIGNIPECLRNCVNKEYFLRSSTGGGAGGYSEAGINGGYYSGGLQQAHSTTPLEAPHSAGSHAPPSGGGPPPPPVAVIPPVSAVTAPPPQAS, from the exons ATGATGCCGAAACGATCACGTCTGGGTGACGTCCGCGGGCCAATTTCCAACGGACCGATGCAATCGCGCCCGCTGGTCGCTCTTCTCGATGGGCGCGACTGCTCGATCGAGATGCCCATACTGAAGGATGTGGCCACGGTTGCATTCTGCGATGCACAGAGCACATCAGAGATTCATGAAAAA GTATTAAACGAAGCCGTAGGCGCACTGATGTGGCACACAATCATTCTGACGAAGGAGGATCTGGAAAAGTTCAAAGCCCTCCGGATAATCGTCCGGATTGGAAGCGGAGTAGATAACATTGACGTGAAGGCGGCCGGCGAGCTCGGTATCGCCGTCTGCAATGTGCCCGGCTATGGCGTCGAGGAGGTTGCCGACACGACCATGTGCTTGATCCTGAACCTGTACCGGCGGACTTACTGGTTGGCAAACATGGTGCGAGAAGGCAAGAAATTTACTGGCCCGGAACAGGTGCGAGATGCAGCGCag GGATGTGCCAGAATACGCGGTGACACACTTGGGTTGGTCGGACTGGGACGCATTGGCAGTGCGGTTGCGCTGCGAGCAAAAGTATTCGGCTTCAATGTGAGCTTCTACGATCCGTACCTGCCCGATGGAATCGAGAAATCGCTCGGACTCAACCGCGTCTACACCCTGCAGGAACTGCTGTTCCACTCCGATTGCGTCTCGTTGCACTGTACATTAAACGAGCATAATCATCATCTTATCAATGAGTTTACGATTAAACAG ATGAGACCCGGTGCATTCCTGGTAAATACGGCACGCGGTGGCCTGGTGGATGACGAGGCGCTTGCCGTCGCACTGAAGCAGGGTCGCATCCGGGCGGCAGCACTAGACGTTCATGAGAATGAGCCATACAAT GGTGCCCTGAAAGATGCCCCTAACCTGCTCTGCACGCCACACGCTGCCTTCTACAGCGAAGCGGCCACGACGGAACTGCGCGAGATGGCGGCGAGCGAAATCCGACGGGCAATCATTGGCAATATACCGGAGTGTCTCCGGAACTGTGTGAACAAGGAGTACTTCCTGCGTTCCTCGACGGGCGGTGGTGCCGGCGGATACTCAGAAG CTGGTATAAATGGCGGCTATTATTCAGGTGGATTACAGCAAGCCCATAGTACAACACCGCTCGAGGCACCACACAGTGCAGGATCGCATGCGCCACCCAGCGGCGGCGGTCCCCCGCCACCGCCCGTTGCCGTAATACCGCCTGTTTCCGCTGTTACAGCGCCACCACCACAAG CCTCTTAG
- the LOC121587871 gene encoding C-terminal-binding protein isoform X4 gives MMPKRSRLGDVRGPISNGPMQSRPLVALLDGRDCSIEMPILKDVATVAFCDAQSTSEIHEKVLNEAVGALMWHTIILTKEDLEKFKALRIIVRIGSGVDNIDVKAAGELGIAVCNVPGYGVEEVADTTMCLILNLYRRTYWLANMVREGKKFTGPEQVRDAAQGCARIRGDTLGLVGLGRIGSAVALRAKVFGFNVSFYDPYLPDGIEKSLGLNRVYTLQELLFHSDCVSLHCTLNEHNHHLINEFTIKQMRPGAFLVNTARGGLVDDEALAVALKQGRIRAAALDVHENEPYNVFQGALKDAPNLLCTPHAAFYSEAATTELREMAASEIRRAIIGNIPECLRNCVNKEYFLRSSTGGGAGGYSEVLTQNNHTRTVSAEEEYHKKQR, from the exons ATGATGCCGAAACGATCACGTCTGGGTGACGTCCGCGGGCCAATTTCCAACGGACCGATGCAATCGCGCCCGCTGGTCGCTCTTCTCGATGGGCGCGACTGCTCGATCGAGATGCCCATACTGAAGGATGTGGCCACGGTTGCATTCTGCGATGCACAGAGCACATCAGAGATTCATGAAAAA GTATTAAACGAAGCCGTAGGCGCACTGATGTGGCACACAATCATTCTGACGAAGGAGGATCTGGAAAAGTTCAAAGCCCTCCGGATAATCGTCCGGATTGGAAGCGGAGTAGATAACATTGACGTGAAGGCGGCCGGCGAGCTCGGTATCGCCGTCTGCAATGTGCCCGGCTATGGCGTCGAGGAGGTTGCCGACACGACCATGTGCTTGATCCTGAACCTGTACCGGCGGACTTACTGGTTGGCAAACATGGTGCGAGAAGGCAAGAAATTTACTGGCCCGGAACAGGTGCGAGATGCAGCGCag GGATGTGCCAGAATACGCGGTGACACACTTGGGTTGGTCGGACTGGGACGCATTGGCAGTGCGGTTGCGCTGCGAGCAAAAGTATTCGGCTTCAATGTGAGCTTCTACGATCCGTACCTGCCCGATGGAATCGAGAAATCGCTCGGACTCAACCGCGTCTACACCCTGCAGGAACTGCTGTTCCACTCCGATTGCGTCTCGTTGCACTGTACATTAAACGAGCATAATCATCATCTTATCAATGAGTTTACGATTAAACAG ATGAGACCCGGTGCATTCCTGGTAAATACGGCACGCGGTGGCCTGGTGGATGACGAGGCGCTTGCCGTCGCACTGAAGCAGGGTCGCATCCGGGCGGCAGCACTAGACGTTCATGAGAATGAGCCATACAATGTATTTCAG GGTGCCCTGAAAGATGCCCCTAACCTGCTCTGCACGCCACACGCTGCCTTCTACAGCGAAGCGGCCACGACGGAACTGCGCGAGATGGCGGCGAGCGAAATCCGACGGGCAATCATTGGCAATATACCGGAGTGTCTCCGGAACTGTGTGAACAAGGAGTACTTCCTGCGTTCCTCGACGGGCGGTGGTGCCGGCGGATACTCAGAAG ttCTCACTCAAAATAATCATACTCGAACTGTATCTGCAGAAGAAGAGTATCATAAAAAGCAACGATAG
- the LOC121587871 gene encoding C-terminal-binding protein isoform X1, translated as MMPKRSRLGDVRGPISNGPMQSRPLVALLDGRDCSIEMPILKDVATVAFCDAQSTSEIHEKVLNEAVGALMWHTIILTKEDLEKFKALRIIVRIGSGVDNIDVKAAGELGIAVCNVPGYGVEEVADTTMCLILNLYRRTYWLANMVREGKKFTGPEQVRDAAQGCARIRGDTLGLVGLGRIGSAVALRAKVFGFNVSFYDPYLPDGIEKSLGLNRVYTLQELLFHSDCVSLHCTLNEHNHHLINEFTIKQMRPGAFLVNTARGGLVDDEALAVALKQGRIRAAALDVHENEPYNVFQGALKDAPNLLCTPHAAFYSEAATTELREMAASEIRRAIIGNIPECLRNCVNKEYFLRSSTGGGAGGYSEAGINGGYYSGGLQQAHSTTPLEAPHSAGSHAPPSGGGPPPPPVAVIPPVSAVTAPPPQAS; from the exons ATGATGCCGAAACGATCACGTCTGGGTGACGTCCGCGGGCCAATTTCCAACGGACCGATGCAATCGCGCCCGCTGGTCGCTCTTCTCGATGGGCGCGACTGCTCGATCGAGATGCCCATACTGAAGGATGTGGCCACGGTTGCATTCTGCGATGCACAGAGCACATCAGAGATTCATGAAAAA GTATTAAACGAAGCCGTAGGCGCACTGATGTGGCACACAATCATTCTGACGAAGGAGGATCTGGAAAAGTTCAAAGCCCTCCGGATAATCGTCCGGATTGGAAGCGGAGTAGATAACATTGACGTGAAGGCGGCCGGCGAGCTCGGTATCGCCGTCTGCAATGTGCCCGGCTATGGCGTCGAGGAGGTTGCCGACACGACCATGTGCTTGATCCTGAACCTGTACCGGCGGACTTACTGGTTGGCAAACATGGTGCGAGAAGGCAAGAAATTTACTGGCCCGGAACAGGTGCGAGATGCAGCGCag GGATGTGCCAGAATACGCGGTGACACACTTGGGTTGGTCGGACTGGGACGCATTGGCAGTGCGGTTGCGCTGCGAGCAAAAGTATTCGGCTTCAATGTGAGCTTCTACGATCCGTACCTGCCCGATGGAATCGAGAAATCGCTCGGACTCAACCGCGTCTACACCCTGCAGGAACTGCTGTTCCACTCCGATTGCGTCTCGTTGCACTGTACATTAAACGAGCATAATCATCATCTTATCAATGAGTTTACGATTAAACAG ATGAGACCCGGTGCATTCCTGGTAAATACGGCACGCGGTGGCCTGGTGGATGACGAGGCGCTTGCCGTCGCACTGAAGCAGGGTCGCATCCGGGCGGCAGCACTAGACGTTCATGAGAATGAGCCATACAATGTATTTCAG GGTGCCCTGAAAGATGCCCCTAACCTGCTCTGCACGCCACACGCTGCCTTCTACAGCGAAGCGGCCACGACGGAACTGCGCGAGATGGCGGCGAGCGAAATCCGACGGGCAATCATTGGCAATATACCGGAGTGTCTCCGGAACTGTGTGAACAAGGAGTACTTCCTGCGTTCCTCGACGGGCGGTGGTGCCGGCGGATACTCAGAAG CTGGTATAAATGGCGGCTATTATTCAGGTGGATTACAGCAAGCCCATAGTACAACACCGCTCGAGGCACCACACAGTGCAGGATCGCATGCGCCACCCAGCGGCGGCGGTCCCCCGCCACCGCCCGTTGCCGTAATACCGCCTGTTTCCGCTGTTACAGCGCCACCACCACAAG CCTCTTAG